One stretch of Acipenser ruthenus unplaced genomic scaffold, fAciRut3.2 maternal haplotype, whole genome shotgun sequence DNA includes these proteins:
- the LOC131733174 gene encoding thymus-specific serine protease, with the protein MKPALLRCCFALFALSGFLSLARSGKVFRQIKEHVRWSQELRAHKHLQLYEVGGGPWPKAETLRQPLDHFNRQNNATFPQRFFVNDGFWHPQGPVFLFIGGESSISEYSVLSGHHVDMAQRYSALVVALEHRYYGASINPDGLSLENIRFLSSQQALADLSSFHLYITRRFNLTRNNTWLCFGGSYPGSLSAWFRLKFPHLVFAAVASSAPVRAQLDFTGYNKVVAESLSNPVVGGSEKCRQAVSAGFRAVDAKLKAGNLSELQKDFLSCGSLVLPEDQSELVSNLADIFMGTVQYNHEGAGYDIAAVCDIMVGGGEGESSYTRLTHVLKDYLARMALSCLDCSFQKSLLELQSTRLDPVGVGERQWVYQTCTEFGYYQTCEDPLCPFSSLLSLSSQLQLCSQVFGISSASVGPAVTFTNEFYGADHPKSSRILFVNGDIDPWHALGVLKDRSHSERAILINGTAHCADMNPTQPQDPPPLTLARQQIDKQVGDWLEAARKEFS; encoded by the exons ATGAAGCCCGCGCTGCTCCGCTGCTGCTTCGCTTTATTCGCTCTCAGCGGATTTCTCAGTTTGGCAAGAAGTG GGAAGGTGTTCCGACAGATCAAAGAGCATGTGCGCTGGTCCCAGGAGCTGAGGGCTCACAAGCACTTGCAGCTGTACGAGGTTGGAGGGGGCCCCTGGCCGAAAGCAGAGACACTGAGGCAGCCCCTGGACCATTTCAACAGGCAGAACAACGCCACCTTCCCCCAG cggtTCTTTGTGAACGATGGGTTCTGGCATCCGCAGGGTCCAGTGTTCCTGTTTATCGGGGGCGAATCCTCCATCTCAGAGTACTCCGTCCTGTCAG gtcACCATGTGGATATGGCACAGCGCTACAGTGCCCTGGTGGTGGCGCTAGAGCACCGGTACTACGGTGCCAGCATCAACCCGGACGGGCTGAGCCTGGAGAACATCCGATTCTTGTCCAGCCAGCAGGC gcTCGCAGACCTGTCATCCTTCCACCTCTACATCACTCGGCGCTTCAATCTGACTCGTAACAACACCTGGCTGTGCTTCGGCGGCTCCTACCCCGGCTCACTCTCTGCCTGGTTCAGACTCAAG TTTCCTCACCTGGTCTTCGCTGCAGTTGCCTCCTCCGCGCCAGTCCGAGCCCAACTGGACTTCACAGGTTACAACAAG GTCGTTGCGGAGAGTCTCTCCAATCCCGTGGTCGGAGGCTCTGAGAAG TGCCGACAGGCGGTGTCTGCTGGGTTCCGCGCCGTAGACGCAAAGCTGAAGGCAGGGAACCTGTCCGAGCTGCAGAAGGACTTCCTGAGCTGCGGGTCTCTGGTCCTGCCGGAGGATCAGAGCGAGCTGGTCTCGAACCTGGCTGACATCTTCATGGGCACGGTGCAGTACAACCACGAGGGCGCAGGATATGACATCGCCGCCGTCTGTGACATCATGGTCGGGGGCGGCGAGGGGGAGTCCAGCTACACGAGACTCACACACGTGCTCAAG GATTACCTGGCCCGCATGGCGCTGTCCTGTCTTGACTGCTCGTTTCAGAAGAGCCTGTTGGAGCTGCAGAGCACTCGGCTCGACccggtgggggtgggggagcGGCAGTGGGTCTACCAGACCTGCACAGAGTTTGGATACT atcaGACCTGTGAGGACCCCCTCTgccccttctcctccctcctctctctgagctcccagctccagctctgctcccAGGTGTTTGGGATCTCCTCGGCTAGCGTGGGCCCTGCAGTGACGTTCACCAACGAGTTCTACGGGGCAGACCACCCCAAATCCAGCAGGATCCTGTTCGTCAACG GTGATATTGACCCCTGGCACGCGCTGGGAGTGCTGAAGGATCGCTCTCATTCGGAGCGAGCCATTCTCATCAACGGCACAGCCCACTGTGCGGACATGAACCCCACCCAGCCCCAGGACCCCCCCCCGCTCACACTGGCCCGCCAG CAAATCGACAAGCAGGTTGGTGATTGGCTGGAAGCAGCTCGGAAGGAGTTTTCTTAA
- the ech1 gene encoding delta(3,5)-Delta(2,4)-dienoyl-CoA isomerase, mitochondrial yields the protein MANRVVNSVLGQGTRMWSPVSRAVRAMSSGAGSGASPSHTYETLRVSQPRESVIHVELHRPEKRNAMNQAFWREMVVCFDRIAEDSDCRAVVVSGAGKIFTAGIDLMDMAGDVLQPEGDDAARRAWNLQRKIREYQDTFSVIERCSKPVLVAVHGACVGGGVDLISACDIRFCSQDAWFQIKEVDIGLAADVGTLQRLPKVIGSRSLVSELAYTARKLMSDEAKSCGLVSRVFPDKDSMMEGVLDMASEISSKSPVAVQGTKINLLYSRDHSVREGLEYIATWNMSMLQTEDIMKSAQAALEKKSPKEVLYSKL from the exons ATGGCAAACCGCGTTGTGAACTCTGTACTCGGTCAAG GCACTAGGATGTGGTCTCCAGTCTCCAGAGCCGTGCGGGCGATGTCATCAGGGGCGGGGTCTGGGGCTAGCCCCTCCCACACCTATGAGACGCTGCGAGTGAGCCAACCACGAGAGAGCGTCATCCACGTGGAGCTCCACCGGCCCGAGAAACGAAACGCCATGAACCAAGCGTTCTggag GGAGATGGTCGTGTGCTTCGACAGGATCGCTGAGGATTCAGATTGCAGAGCTGTGGTTGTTTCTGGAGCCGGGAAGATATTCACTGCGG GTATTGATCTGATGGACATGGCTGGGGACGTGCTGCAGCCCGAGGGGGACGATGCTGCGCGCAGGGCCTGGAACCTACAGCGCAAGATCAGAGAGTACCAGGACACCTTCAGCGTCATcgagagg tgtTCCAAGCCTGTGCTGGTTGCTGTGCATGGTGCCTGCGTTGGGGGAG GGGTGGATCTCATCTCTGCTTGTGATATCAGATTCTGCTCACAGGATGCCTGGTTCCAGATCAAG GAAGTGGATATCGGGCTGGCAGCGGATGTGGGAACGCTGCAGCGCCTCCCCAAAGTCATCGGGAGCCGCAG CCTGGTGAGTGAGCTGGCCTACACCGCAAGGAAACTGATGTCTGATGAAGCCAAGAGCTGCGGACTAGTCAG CCGCGTGTTCCCCGATAAGGACTCCATGATGGAGGGGGTGCTGGACATGGCCTCTGAGATCAGCAGCAAGAGTCCCGTCGCCGTGCAGGGAACCAAAATCAACCTGCTGTACTCCAGAGACCACTCCGtgagagaggggctggagtacATC gCCACCTGGAACATGAGCATGCTGCAGACCGAGGATATCATGAAATCAGCTCAGGCAGCGCTGGAGAAGAAGAGCCCCAAGGAGGTGCTGTACTCCaaactgtga